The genomic DNA CACAGGCGGACTATCTGCACACCTGCCCGTCAGTGCAGATAGAATCGGTCGATACGGGTAATGTAGTGAACGGATATCTGACCACAACACGTTTTGCGCTCAGTTGTGACTTGCACGATATGTCGCTGGTGAAAGCGCTGCGCACTGAGCTCTCCTTTCAGCTCCCCGTGATCTTCTGTCTCGGATTGCTTGCCGTTACAGCGATTGGTAACGAACTGCTGCGAATAGCGTTTTCAGGCTTTGCAACGGGATCTGCCGACTTACCTGTGTGGCTTCCACAACTAGGTTCAGTCGGTCAGACAGCTGTCCTCTACATCACGGTTATGGAGTTCCTGAAATACATCGCCATTCCGGCCTCGCTCATCTGGCTTGCGTATAGCTATGGTCGCTACGTGTCCGGTAATTCTGGTAACTAGACTTTGCTCGTTCGCGCGCGCAATCCATCAGGCTGGAACTGAACGCAACTACGTCTGAACAGGCGCTGGTTGCCACAGTTAGCCCGCAGTAGCCGGTCACGACGACGATTTTGCGTTCCGCTGTGGGGTGCGGGGGTCTGAAAATCAGCTCTGGTCCACAGTCCGTCGACGACCGAGACCTCCCAGAACCGACTGACAACAGCACCGAGCCCGAACACTGTCGAGCCAAGACTCAGGCGCGGTGTTCGCCGGTCAGCAACACGGCGGGCGGGGCCGACAACGCAGCGTTCGGAGAGGTGTCCTACCGCCGGTTATCAAGCAGCTATCGTGTCCTAGAACGCACCGACACTGTGTCCTCACGGGGGCACAATCCCCGGCCCGAACCGGTCGTGGCGTGCGAAGCCAGCTGTGTGGCCGGTGGTAGAATCAGCCGGAGCGGTAGTACAGCGCCCCCCCGACGAGTGCGACGACGACCGCCCCGAGAGCCAGCGGCGCCAGTGGCAGGCCGGAATCGCTTTGGGCCGTGGCAGTGCTCGTCGCGGTTCCGTCGGTCGACGGGGTCGGCTCAGGTTGCTCCGTGGGTGGGCCAGTAGCGGTCTCGGTCGTGGGTGTGACAGTCGCGGTCTCAGTTGGGGCCGGCGTGACAGTTTCCGGGGTTGTGGTCGGCGTTGCCGTCGCAGTGTCAGTCTCGGTGGGTTCGGGACTGTCGTCGTCGGAGGCGTCGTCCCTGCCGCTGTAGGGGTCGCTCCCACCGTCCGAGCCAGCATCAGAATCATCGTTGTCATCGTCTGGCGTCGGCGTCGGCGTTGGTGTCGGAGTCGGAGTGGGAGTCGGAGTACTGGCGCCCTCGACAGTGAGTGTGCCACCGTTCGTCCCACTCACGTCGTAGGTCGACCCGGACTCGTTCCCCAGTGCGGCGACCGTTAGGTCGAGGTCGGTCGTCCCCGCCGCTTTCCCGATGACCGACACCGTAGCGACGGTGACTGACCCCGTGTCCGCGGTGTCCATCCCGGTAGCCCCGATACGGACACTGTCGTCTCCACCTCTGGTCCGGACTCTGTCGGGATTGCCGGCGACACTGACGTTCGTGATGGCGGCCACTCGGCTATCGTTGACGGCGACCTCGATATCGATCGACCCGACGCCGTCGTCGACCGAGTCGACAACGACGTCCACCGTGGCCGTGTCGCCACTTTCGAGTGTCGCTGTTTCCGGCTGTATGCCCACTGTGGTCGTCCCAGCGCCGAGGACGAGCCCCGTGGTAACTACGATAACGAGTGCGACACTTCCCCCGATAGCCGTGGCGTTCCCCCATACCATGATAGTAAATGCTGATGACGGGCAGTTAAATACTTCGCAATTGAACAGAATTTTACACTGGTAGCGGTGTAAGATAACGGGTTGCAGCCGACTACTTGCTCGTCATACTGTACAGCTGGACCGTGACGACGCTTCCTTCTGGGTCGTTCCGATGGAAGGAAAGCTCGCCACCCAACTGCGTGACGGCCCAGCTGACAAACCAGAGCCCGATTCCTCGTGCGTGCTTCAGTTGGGTCTCGGTTCCGGCGGCCAAGATTTCCTGTTCCCGTTCCGGGAGGCCGGGTCCGTTGTCGGCGACGGTTATTCTGGTTGCTGTGTCAGGCTCCTGTCGAACGCGCACGTCGACTCGCGGTGTCTCTTTGTCCGAGTGGACGAGCGCGTTTTCGACTAGTTCAGCGAGCAGTTGTCTGAGGACGAATCGATGAGAGGAGAGCGAGGCCTCCTCGGGGCAGTCGAGCGATATCTCACCGCTGCACTCACTCGTCTCGAACTCGTTTACCACGGACTCCGCGACCTCGGTGAGGTCGACCGGCTCCGGGGTGTCGGTGCTCGCCGTCATGAGCTCTTCGGACTCTCTGATCTTCTTGCTCAGTTCGAGGAGTTCGGTCGCGCTGTCTCGGATGCTCGTCTGTATGCCGTCGTCGTCGATGTGGTCGGCATACGCCAGTATCACATCGAGGTCGCTCCGCACGTTGTGTCGGAGAATACGGTTGAGGACAGCGAGCCGCTGCTCCCTGGTTTGCTGTTCGGTCACGTCCCGGAAGAGCACCGTTCTGGCCACGGGGTCGTCACCGTCGCCTGCCGGCGAGTCCGTAACCGAGGAGACGCTAAATTGGAACTGGCGACGGCCCATCGAGCTCTGGAGTCCGACGGTACCCGTCGCACCGGCTGAGAGTTCGGTCTGTTCGAGGCCGTCGATGACCGTCCGGATCGGTTCACCGATCATCGTCGCCACTGAGCCGCCGAACGCCTCCACCGCCGTCTCGTTGACATCGAGGACGTGGTCGTCCCAGTCCAGAACCACGACTGCCTCCTGAAGCGTCTCGACCACACGCGTTCGTGCGATGTAATCCGCTTTCGGAAAGCCGGTCATGACCGGATACCGCCGCACGGCAACCGCGAGAAGTCCACCTGACAGAAGCAGGCCGACGGTCGTGTTGGCGACCATCGAGGTGTTGTTCCCGACCAGACTGACGAGATACGGTGCGAAGACACCGACTGTCAGTATCGCTACGTGGGTGTTGGACACACGGGCGTGGTTGCCACCGAGGTCGACCAGGAGATACGTCGCGTACAGGAACAGCGCGAACAGATACAGCAGTTCGGTGCCAACCAGTGGAGCAATCAGTTGTTCGACGGGGGCCTCCGGCGGTGCCACCGCAAGGACAATCCCGCCCAGGAGGACCGGAAGCGCGATGCCAGCGAGCAACGCGACCCGTCGCCACGTCAGCCCGGTTCCGCGACCGGTGTAACTCAGTACGTAGATGGTCCAGAGACCGGGGATAATCATCGCGATGCCGATCTCTCCCAGTTCCAAGACCGACTGGAGGGAACTCACACCAGGCACGCTGGGGAGTTCGGCCACGAAAGAGAACACCCCCCACAGCGTCAGCATAGCGAGTATTGCGATGAACGGTTCCGCACTGGGTTGCTCCCGGGCCTGTAGCGCTCTCCAGGCCGTCCAGCCCAGCAACGCGACTGCCACCGCGTTCAACAGGAGGGAACTCAAAGTTGCAATCAGGGCCATCGATAGGGTCTCTCGCTGTAGTCTTAATTTTCTGGCGTTGGACAGCCGATGATACGGTGGGTGCCGTCGGTGGCTTCCAAATCCGGGACGGGCTCGGATTTCCGCAGATCGGCGTAACCGACGCTCCGACGGCGCTTACGGCTCGATACGGCGGCGGGGGCCGTCTCACCCCGCTATCAGTATCGTGTCCTCGTTCTCGGAGCCCAGTGACCGGTCCACGGCAGTGTGCCGTGGTCCGGGGCAGACGGGTACAACGCGTGTTTTAGAATCCGATCTCGAAACGCGCGCCGCCGTCCGTGGCCGACGTCACTGTCAGCTCCCAGCCGTGTGCAGCGACGATCTGTTCGACAATCGCGAGACCGAGGCCAGTACCGCCACTCCGAGTCGAGTAGCCGGGCTCGGTGATTCTGTCCCGTTCGTCCGGCGGAATACCGACCCCGTCGTCGGACACGTAGAAGCCGTTTTCCAGCGGACCGACGGTAACTGTCACCTGGCTCCCGGCAGTTCCGGCTTCGGACTGACTGTCGACCTCCGAGCCGTGTTCCGCGCTGTTCCGGAAGAGATTCTCGAACAGTCTCCGGACGCGATCAGCGTCGGCGGTGACCGTCGGCAGCGCGTTTCCGATATCGAGTGTCGCCGCCCCGGTATCGACGGATTGCCACGCCTCGGTTACCGTGTTCCTGATTGTGACCTGTTCGGAGGAGGTCACAACGGGCTCGTCTCGCGTGACCGTGAGGACGTCGCGGATAATCCGTTCCATCCGGTCGTGCGCGTTAGATATCGCCTCGAAGTGTTCGGGGGCGCCCGTCTCCTGTGCGGCCTGAAGGTGCGCTTTGGCGACATCCAGATGGTTGCGGAGGTCGTGACTGATTACACTGCTAGCCCGACTTACTGCCGGCGTGTCGGTGATATCGGGATACCCACTCACATCGGAGAAAACGAGATACCCCGTGGCATCGCCGGTGGGGAGGACTCGGACGAAGAACGGCCCCAGTTCGCCGCTGTCGTCGAGGTAGATACTGACGCTGTCACCGCGGGTGACGTGTGTTACCGGCTCCTCGTCACCGTTCGACTCGACCACGCTAAATCGCTCGAAGAGCTCGGTGACTGGCGTCTCGGCGGAGACCGCGGAGAGACGCGACTCGAAGGCTTCGTTTATCGCCGCGATACGGGGCTCGTCGCCCTCCATAGCGTAGGCGACGACGGGATCCGGGAATTCGCTGAACGCGATCGCTACCGTGTGTTCGTCCGTCATCGTGTCCTAGGTCTCCCCTGTGAGTTCACACCGGATATCGACTCGACTCGATGGCTGCCGGGTGTGCCCTCGGCCGAGTGCGTTCTGATGACCGTACATACGCTACTGCTGGTTTGGATACCGGTATAGTATTGCTTGCCGATTCTGACGCGGAAACACGGGGCGGACGTTAAAGGCGGCTGTGACAGATGCACTGTGGCGGTTCACACTGCTCACGTGGAGCACAGCGTAGATTTAACGGTGACCGACCAGCCGTGGGAAACTCGTCACCCATCGCTGACAACACCATCCAGTGTGCACCCATACTGCGCCGACGTACCCGGCCGTCACAACTCTCTCAGGGGTTCGCACTCGCGATGGGGCGACGACAGTTCTGCTCCGACCGTCGGAGGGTACCAAATATATCTTTGGGTGGTTTTCTGGCGTGGATACTTTGTTCCCGCTATTATACCGGTTCCGTGGTAAACCTCGGACGTAATGAACCCTGACATACTCAAGGCCCCGCTCTTCGCGGTACTGATGGGGGCCCTCCTCGTGCTGGCCGGTGTGACAGCCGGCGCAGTACAGATGCCCCAACAGGACGCAGCAGCGGTACAGCCGACTCCGACACCGACTGACGACGCCACCGAATCCGGCGAGAGCGATACCGAACACGGCAACGAGACACCTACCGCGGACGAGGTTCTGTCGACCTTCCAGAACCGCACCTCCTCGCTCGATACGCTCGTGATGACCGTCGAGACGGACATCACGATGGACGGTAACGAGACTCACAGCACCGAGCGAACCGTGTGGGTCGACTACGAAAACAACCGAACCCGGACCGAACGCACGTCCGACTACGGCGAGACTATCACCGTCCGCAACGGGAGCGCCACGGTGACGTACAACGCCGAGGAGAACACGGTCTCCCGGTTCAACTCCTCTTTCGGCGACCGACAGCTCGACCCGACTGGACTCGACCGACTAATCAACAACAGCGACGCAGCGTTCGAGGGACGCGAACAACTCGACGGCGAGGAGACCTACCGGCTCTCGCTCGAACCGAACACGACGGGCACGATGGTGACGGGCTCGGTCGACGTCACCGTGTGGCTCGACGCGGAGACCTACTTCCCGACACAGGCACAGACGGCCGTCAGTTCCGACGACTACAGCTTCGAGACGACCCAGCGGTACCGGAACGTGAGCCTGAACGAGTCGCTGTCGGACGACCGGTTCACTATCGATATCCCCGATGACGCCGAGGAACCCGGGAGCGCCGGATACGACATGACGAGCTACGAGTCGCTCTCGAACCTCCGAGCGAACGCGACGCAGAACGTTCCCTCGCCGACGCTGCCCGCCAACTACAGCTTCGACGACGGGTACATCGTCGAGCACGAGGACGACGTCTCTCTCACTCTCCGGTATACGGCCGGCGCGAACGAGACGCTGACAGTCAGTCAGCGTTCCGGGGACGGCTTCAACTACAGCGAGAGCGAGCAGTTCGAGTCCGTCGACGTCGGTGCCCGGACCGGCTGGTACGACGAACTCGACGTCGGCGACTCCACCGTGGCGATGCTCGCCTGGGACTGCGGTAGTAACCGATACACGGTCTCCGGCCCGCTGGAGAAATCCGAGACCGTCGACGTCGCCGAGTCCATCGCCTGTCAGTGACCCGCCGCTGAAGCGGTGGACTGCCGTTCTGCCGACACGGGCGTCTCCGACGCCACGGCGAGATGGTCGTCGACGTTGCACGTCGAGAAACCCTCGCCTTTCTCCGTCGACACGCTCAATCGCCGCGTGGAGGGACGACTCGTCTTTCCGACCGAGGGTAGCGTCCAACCCGTCGGTCTGATAGCGAAGCTCGTCGTACAGTGTGGCTTCGCTCTTGGGTCACGCGGTCTTCCTCGGGATAGCGCCACGCCTACGCTGTGGTTCAGTAAGCGCAATACCGGAACGATTCGATGGTGGCGTGGCGGTCGTCGGGCCCACCGAGGCGACCTCGAACCGTTCGAGCGACATCCCGCGCCGCGTGTCTCACAGCACCAGCGACGCTGCCTCGCTGGTCTCGAACGCACTGAGCGGCTAAATAAAGCCGATTCGGTGGGTTCGCCGCGGAGCTGACGCGCTTTCTCCCACGGCTACAGCGTGGGGTCTCGCGTTGCTACCGCCGCGAAGCCACGGAGTGGACTTCGGCACACGACCATGGAGGGCAACTGCAACGGGCACTGTCAGAGGCACGTCGTCGTTGCCCCAGGCTACCTGTCGGGTCGCCCAGTAGTATACCCTGCAGCCGTGTTTCTGCTCGTGAAACACGGCCCCGTCTCGACCGTGACGGGTCCGAGAACCGAACGCGGCTAGAGGTCAGCCATACTGAACCGACGAAAGCCGAGTACGATAGGGACGGTACACCACGCGAGCAACGCTACCAGTCCCATCCACCAGTCCACGTAGATGGGGCCGCCGACGTACCGTACCGCCTGCTCGATTTCGAAGCCCGCGTCGATGAGGCGGTAGTACGCCTCAGTGGGCGCCCACAGCCGGACCAGGAGCGCCCAGCCGGGCATGTCGGACAACACGCTCAGGTCGAACCGGTGGAGAATCAGCAGTCCGAACGCGTGAACGCTGTCCCAGAACGGTCCCAGGAGCACGTAGCTGCCGAGCGCGCCGAGCGTGACTCGGCGGTCGACAGTCGTCGACATGGACAGTCCAACCGCCAGCGCGACGAACGCGACGCCGTAGAGCGCGGTCACGAACAGGAACCAGGGATAGAACAGGGCGCCCTGCGTACCGTATCGGACGGCCCCGACGACACCCGCGAGCGCGAGCGAGACGACTGTCGGGACGAGCAACACAACCACGCGGCCGACGACCGTCCCGACGACGAGCTCACTCCGTGACTGCGGGGCCGACAGCGTCAGGAAGAGGCTGCCGCTCTTTCGTTCGTGGATAATCGATTTGTACCCCAGCAAGAGCCCGAACACCGGGAGACTCAGCGCGGTCACGTTCGAGAGCCCGCTCACGAACGCACCGAAGGAGGGGGCGCCCAGATACGTGTGCGCGAGGGCGTATCCCACGTACAGAACTAGTGAGAGACACGTGAGCAACCAGCTCCCGGCCGACAGTCTCGCCTGGTGGAGGTCCTTGGTGGCGATGTGTCGCCAGCTCATGACACGTCCCTCCGGGCGAAGCTCGCGTAGGCGAGCCCGAGCGGCCCGACGCTCCACAGCACCAGCAGGGCCAGCGCAACCCACCCGCCGAGGTACCACGGGCCGTCGACTGGCCCGCCATTGGTCACGAACCCGGCGACGACTCGCTGGAACACGTGTCCGGGTTCGAGGCCGAGGAGGAACTGCGCCGGGCCGGGCAGACCGCCGTCGACGACGCCGGCGGCGTTCAGCCCGACCCTGAGCGCCGTCCCGACAGCGTCCCAGACGACGACGAACAGGAAGACCAGGGCGAACGAGAGCACCAGCGCCCGGCGCCTCGTGGCGACGACGAGCGAGGTCGCGAGGCCGAGTCCACACCAGACTACCCCGAAGAGAACCGTCAGTAGCGCGAACGCCAGGAACCGGCCGACCACGAGCTCGCCGAACGGATAGACGACGAGCACCCCGGCGCCGGCCATGGCCGCCAGCAGCGCCCCGGTCAGGAGGCCCGCGCGGCTACAGAACTTCCCGAGAACCACGTCCAGTCGGCTGTTCGGCAGGGAGAGCGAGAGGCGGAGGGCGCCGGATTCGC from Halomicroarcula saliterrae includes the following:
- a CDS encoding ATP-binding protein; the protein is MALIATLSSLLLNAVAVALLGWTAWRALQAREQPSAEPFIAILAMLTLWGVFSFVAELPSVPGVSSLQSVLELGEIGIAMIIPGLWTIYVLSYTGRGTGLTWRRVALLAGIALPVLLGGIVLAVAPPEAPVEQLIAPLVGTELLYLFALFLYATYLLVDLGGNHARVSNTHVAILTVGVFAPYLVSLVGNNTSMVANTTVGLLLSGGLLAVAVRRYPVMTGFPKADYIARTRVVETLQEAVVVLDWDDHVLDVNETAVEAFGGSVATMIGEPIRTVIDGLEQTELSAGATGTVGLQSSMGRRQFQFSVSSVTDSPAGDGDDPVARTVLFRDVTEQQTREQRLAVLNRILRHNVRSDLDVILAYADHIDDDGIQTSIRDSATELLELSKKIRESEELMTASTDTPEPVDLTEVAESVVNEFETSECSGEISLDCPEEASLSSHRFVLRQLLAELVENALVHSDKETPRVDVRVRQEPDTATRITVADNGPGLPEREQEILAAGTETQLKHARGIGLWFVSWAVTQLGGELSFHRNDPEGSVVTVQLYSMTSK
- a CDS encoding sensor histidine kinase, yielding MTDEHTVAIAFSEFPDPVVAYAMEGDEPRIAAINEAFESRLSAVSAETPVTELFERFSVVESNGDEEPVTHVTRGDSVSIYLDDSGELGPFFVRVLPTGDATGYLVFSDVSGYPDITDTPAVSRASSVISHDLRNHLDVAKAHLQAAQETGAPEHFEAISNAHDRMERIIRDVLTVTRDEPVVTSSEQVTIRNTVTEAWQSVDTGAATLDIGNALPTVTADADRVRRLFENLFRNSAEHGSEVDSQSEAGTAGSQVTVTVGPLENGFYVSDDGVGIPPDERDRITEPGYSTRSGGTGLGLAIVEQIVAAHGWELTVTSATDGGARFEIGF
- a CDS encoding outer membrane lipoprotein-sorting protein, encoding MNPDILKAPLFAVLMGALLVLAGVTAGAVQMPQQDAAAVQPTPTPTDDATESGESDTEHGNETPTADEVLSTFQNRTSSLDTLVMTVETDITMDGNETHSTERTVWVDYENNRTRTERTSDYGETITVRNGSATVTYNAEENTVSRFNSSFGDRQLDPTGLDRLINNSDAAFEGREQLDGEETYRLSLEPNTTGTMVTGSVDVTVWLDAETYFPTQAQTAVSSDDYSFETTQRYRNVSLNESLSDDRFTIDIPDDAEEPGSAGYDMTSYESLSNLRANATQNVPSPTLPANYSFDDGYIVEHEDDVSLTLRYTAGANETLTVSQRSGDGFNYSESEQFESVDVGARTGWYDELDVGDSTVAMLAWDCGSNRYTVSGPLEKSETVDVAESIACQ
- a CDS encoding ABC transporter permease subunit, giving the protein MSWRHIATKDLHQARLSAGSWLLTCLSLVLYVGYALAHTYLGAPSFGAFVSGLSNVTALSLPVFGLLLGYKSIIHERKSGSLFLTLSAPQSRSELVVGTVVGRVVVLLVPTVVSLALAGVVGAVRYGTQGALFYPWFLFVTALYGVAFVALAVGLSMSTTVDRRVTLGALGSYVLLGPFWDSVHAFGLLILHRFDLSVLSDMPGWALLVRLWAPTEAYYRLIDAGFEIEQAVRYVGGPIYVDWWMGLVALLAWCTVPIVLGFRRFSMADL
- a CDS encoding ABC transporter permease subunit → MTWQTIARQDVELTVGARSSKLLLWLTVISVLLAAYIYPIVGSAPITTARFGGFVTGWLTTLLPFVGVLLGYGAVVNERESGALRLSLSLPNSRLDVVLGKFCSRAGLLTGALLAAMAGAGVLVVYPFGELVVGRFLAFALLTVLFGVVWCGLGLATSLVVATRRRALVLSFALVFLFVVVWDAVGTALRVGLNAAGVVDGGLPGPAQFLLGLEPGHVFQRVVAGFVTNGGPVDGPWYLGGWVALALLVLWSVGPLGLAYASFARRDVS